In one window of Lynx canadensis isolate LIC74 chromosome A3, mLynCan4.pri.v2, whole genome shotgun sequence DNA:
- the CHRNA4 gene encoding neuronal acetylcholine receptor subunit alpha-4 isoform X2: MKFGSWTYDKAKIDLVNMHSRVDQLDLWESGEWVIVDAVGTYNTRKYECCAEVYPDITYAFVIRRLPLFYTINLIIPCLLISCLTVLVFYLPSECGEKITLCISVLLSLTVFLLLITEIIPSTSLVIPLIGEYLLFTMIFVTLSIVITVFVLNVHHRSPRTHTMPAWVRRVFLDVVPRLLFMKRPSVVKDNCRRLIESMHKVAGAPGFWPEPEGEPTLTSAAQSQGPSPASPSPSSRGPLDEPAKARAACKPPSDQVPAPQPSEAENGSPCPSPDPCRPPSGPRAPGLAKARSLSAQHVSSPAEAAEDGVRCRSRSIQCRVPRDDAASQAGGPVAGSPAFLKASSAELPPPDQPSPCKCRCQKEPSPNAALKARGTKAAPRHLPLSPALTRAVEGVQYIADHLKAEDTDFSVKEDWKYVAMVIDRIFLWVFVLVCLLGTAGLFLPPWLAGMI; the protein is encoded by the coding sequence ATGAAGTTCGGGTCCTGGACCTACGACAAGGCCAAGATCGACCTGGTGAACATGCACAGCCGCGTGGACCAGCTGGACCTGTGGGAGAGCGGGGAGTGGGTCATCGTGGACGCCGTGGGCACCTACAACACCAGGAAGTACGAGTGCTGTGCCGAGGTCTACCCGGACATCACCTACGCCTTCGTCATCCGGCGCCTGCCCCTCTTCTACACCATCAACCTCATCATCCCCTGCCTGCTCATCTCCTGCCTCACGGTGCTGGTCTTCTACCTGCCGTCCGAGTGCGGAGAGAAGATCACGCTGTGCATCTCCGTGCTGCTCTCGCTCACCGTCTTCCTGCTGCTCATCACCGAGATcatcccctccacctccctggtCATCCCGCTCATCGGCGAGTACCTGCTCTTCACCATGATCTTCGTCACGCTGTCCATCGTCATCACCGTCTTCGTGCTCAACGTGCACCACCGCTCCCCGCGCACGCACACCATGCCCGCCTGGGTCCGCCGGGTCTTCCTGGACGTCGTGCCCCGCCTGCTCTTCATGAAACGGCCGTCGGTGGTCAAGGACAACTGCAGGCGGCTCATCGAGTCCATGCACAAGGTGGCCGGCGCCCCGGGCTTCTGGCCCGAGCCCGAGGGGGAGCCCACCCTCACGAGCGCAGCTCAGAGCCAGGGCCCCTCGCCCGCCTCGCCCTCCCCGTCCTCCCGCGGCCCCCTGGACGAGCCGGCCAAGGCCCGGGCGGCCTGCAAGCCGCCCTCGGACCAGGTCCCTGCCCCGCAGCCCTCGGAGGCTGAGAACGGGAGCCCCTGCCCCTCGCCTGATCCCTGCCGCCCGCCCTCCGGCCCCCGGGCCCCGGGGCTCGCCAAAGCCCGGTCCCTGAGTGCCCAGCACGTGTCCAGCCCCGCCGAAGCCGCGGAGGACGGCGTCCGGTGCCGGTCTCGGAGCATCCAGTGCCGCGTTCCCCGAGACGATGCCGCCTCCCAGGCCGGGGGCCCCGTGGCCGGCTCCCCCGCCTTTCTGAAGGCCAGCTCGGCCGAGCTCCCGCCTCCAGACCAGCCCTCTCCGTGCAAGTGCAGGTGCCAGAAGGAGCCGTCCCCAAACGCCGCGCTCAAAGCCCGCGGCACCAAAGCCGCGCCCCGGCACCTGCCCCTGTCCCCGGCGCTGACGCGGGCCGTAGAGGGCGTCCAGTACATCGCAGACCATCTGAAGGCGGAAGACACGGACTTCTCG